From a region of the Rathayibacter sp. VKM Ac-2804 genome:
- a CDS encoding ABC transporter ATP-binding protein: MARARDTEAQAAPVAETSELEPEFEPGEGDGGMFGDGPPPRKAQDFWPSAKRLFGLLGPERARMILVVALVSASVVLTVIAPKILGQAMDTIFNGVIGSQLPAGVPLEQIIEQQRAEGNGTFADMLSKTAIVPGEGIDFTVLGRLIIIVLLMYVVASVLMWAQGYILNGLVMRVVFGLRQDIEAKLNRLPLRFFDTRQRGDVMSRVTNDVDNIQTALQQAFSQLVQSVLTIIGIAVMMFIVSWQLALIALVSIPLSGVIAGVIGARSQKLFAAQWKNTGALNGHIEETFSGLEIVRTFGRDREMLEEFDRRNDALYSASFGAQFVSGMIMPAMTFVSYLSYVLIAVVGGLRVASGQLTLGDATAFIQYSREFTQPVTQLASMANMLQSGVASAERTFELLDADEQEPETAVDSLPERTDGHVEFEDVSFSYDPEQPLIEGLTFSAQPGQTVAIVGPTGAGKTTLVNLVMRFYELTGGRILLDGVDITRIGRGDLRSRVGMVLQDAWLFQGTIRENIRYGRLDATDEEIADAARATMVDRFVQQLPDGYDTVLDADGGSVSAGERQLITIARAFLANPSLLILDEATSSVDTRTELLVQHAMAALRTDRTSFVIAHRLSTIRDADTILVMEAGRIVEQGAHEELLRRRGAYYDLYMTQFRGGAEEGQGEKAGATRAGGAESAP; the protein is encoded by the coding sequence ATGGCCCGCGCACGCGACACCGAAGCCCAGGCGGCGCCGGTCGCCGAGACCTCCGAGCTCGAGCCCGAGTTCGAGCCCGGCGAGGGCGACGGCGGCATGTTCGGCGACGGCCCGCCCCCGCGGAAGGCGCAGGACTTCTGGCCCTCCGCGAAGCGGCTGTTCGGCCTGCTCGGCCCCGAGCGCGCCCGGATGATCCTCGTCGTCGCCCTCGTGTCGGCGTCGGTCGTCCTCACCGTCATCGCGCCGAAGATCCTCGGCCAGGCGATGGACACCATCTTCAACGGCGTGATCGGCTCGCAGCTGCCCGCCGGCGTCCCGCTCGAGCAGATCATCGAGCAGCAGCGGGCCGAGGGCAACGGCACCTTCGCCGACATGCTCTCGAAGACCGCGATCGTGCCCGGGGAGGGCATCGACTTCACGGTGCTCGGCCGCCTGATCATCATCGTGCTGCTGATGTACGTCGTCGCGTCGGTGCTGATGTGGGCCCAGGGCTACATCCTCAACGGCCTGGTCATGCGGGTCGTCTTCGGGCTCCGCCAGGACATCGAGGCGAAGCTCAACCGCCTGCCGCTGCGCTTCTTCGACACCCGGCAGCGCGGCGACGTGATGTCGCGCGTGACCAACGACGTGGACAACATCCAGACGGCCCTGCAGCAGGCGTTCTCGCAGCTCGTCCAGTCGGTGCTGACGATCATCGGCATCGCCGTGATGATGTTCATCGTCTCCTGGCAGCTCGCGCTGATCGCGCTCGTCTCCATCCCGCTGTCCGGCGTGATCGCGGGCGTCATCGGTGCCCGCTCGCAGAAGCTCTTCGCCGCGCAGTGGAAGAACACCGGCGCGCTGAACGGCCACATCGAGGAGACCTTCTCGGGCCTCGAGATCGTCCGCACCTTCGGCCGCGACCGGGAGATGCTCGAGGAGTTCGACCGCCGGAACGATGCGCTCTACTCGGCCTCGTTCGGCGCCCAGTTCGTCTCGGGCATGATCATGCCGGCGATGACCTTCGTGTCCTACCTGTCGTACGTGCTGATCGCCGTGGTCGGCGGCCTGCGGGTCGCCTCCGGTCAGCTCACCCTCGGCGACGCGACCGCGTTCATCCAGTACTCGCGCGAGTTCACCCAGCCTGTGACGCAGCTCGCGAGCATGGCGAACATGCTCCAGTCGGGTGTCGCCTCGGCCGAGCGCACCTTCGAGCTGCTCGACGCGGACGAGCAGGAGCCCGAGACCGCGGTCGACTCGCTCCCGGAGCGCACCGACGGCCACGTCGAGTTCGAGGACGTCTCCTTCTCCTACGACCCGGAGCAGCCTCTGATCGAGGGCCTGACCTTCTCGGCCCAGCCGGGCCAGACGGTCGCGATCGTCGGCCCGACCGGCGCCGGCAAGACCACGCTGGTCAACCTGGTGATGCGCTTCTACGAGCTCACCGGCGGGCGCATCCTGCTCGACGGCGTCGACATCACCCGGATCGGCCGCGGCGACCTCCGCTCGCGCGTGGGCATGGTGCTCCAGGACGCCTGGCTCTTCCAGGGCACGATCCGCGAGAACATCCGGTACGGGCGCCTCGACGCCACCGACGAGGAGATCGCCGACGCCGCCCGGGCGACGATGGTCGACCGCTTCGTGCAGCAGCTGCCCGACGGCTACGACACGGTGCTCGACGCCGACGGCGGCAGTGTCTCGGCCGGTGAGCGCCAGCTGATCACGATCGCCCGCGCGTTCCTCGCCAATCCGTCGCTGCTCATCCTCGACGAGGCGACCTCCTCGGTCGACACCCGGACCGAGCTGCTCGTGCAGCACGCCATGGCGGCGCTGCGCACCGACCGCACCTCGTTCGTCATCGCGCACCGCCTCTCCACGATCCGCGACGCCGACACCATCCTGGTGATGGAGGCCGGCCGCATCGTGGAGCAGGGCGCCCACGAGGAGCTCCTTCGGCGACGCGGCGCCTACTACGACCTCTACATGACGCAGTTCCGCGGCGGAGCCGAGGAGGGACAGGGCGAGAAGGCCGGAGCGACGCGCGCGGGCGGTGCCGAGTCCGCGCCGTAG